In Microbacterium cremeum, a genomic segment contains:
- a CDS encoding tautomerase family protein — protein sequence MPLVRIDHSDARTNSTEIAAAVHHAIVAVYGIPVRDRFQVLTSRPATTIVAEDAGLGFDRADPVIIQIFTQRGRTDETKQALYAEIATRLAEVGVGGEDVFIGYVENGPQDWSFGFGRAQYLTGELAVPAAKPNVAGV from the coding sequence ATGCCTCTCGTTCGAATCGACCACAGCGACGCCCGTACCAACTCGACCGAGATCGCCGCGGCCGTGCACCATGCCATCGTCGCTGTCTACGGCATCCCGGTTCGCGATCGCTTCCAGGTCCTCACCTCTCGCCCGGCGACCACGATCGTCGCGGAGGATGCTGGCCTCGGCTTCGACCGCGCCGACCCGGTGATCATCCAGATCTTCACCCAGCGCGGCCGCACCGACGAGACGAAGCAAGCCCTCTACGCCGAGATTGCCACCCGGCTCGCTGAGGTGGGTGTCGGCGGCGAGGATGTCTTCATCGGCTACGTCGAGAACGGCCCGCAGGACTGGTCGTTCGGCTTCGGCCGCGCGCAGTATCTGACTGGCGAACTCGCCGTGCCGGCGGCGAAGCCGAACGTCGCGGGAGTGTGA
- a CDS encoding transaldolase family protein, whose amino-acid sequence MTSLTDSPVRPFARAAERFPTVLWNDSADPAELRRSIELGAVGATCNPVIALTAIRNDPAYWTPRLQALAVEHPTWGESELGWEAVKELSVEAAKLLKPAFDESGGRDGRLSIQTDPRLHRDAEALVAQAVQFSKLAENIIVKIPATDTGIHAMEEAAFQGVSINATLSFTVPQAVAVGAALEHALERRREAGRPDQEFGHVVTIMGGRLDDWLKTWTAKNRILTAPGTLDWAGVAALKKAYAIFRERGFRSRILSAAFRNHLQWSELVGGDLVVSPPFDWQHRIDANGIPARDRIAEPVPTAVLDELHSLSEFRRAYDVDGLRAGEFADFGAARNTLRQFLDADAQLDALVRDVIVPPA is encoded by the coding sequence ATGACCAGCCTCACCGATTCCCCGGTCCGTCCCTTTGCCCGGGCAGCTGAACGATTCCCTACGGTCTTGTGGAACGACTCTGCTGACCCCGCTGAGCTTCGCCGCTCCATCGAACTCGGCGCGGTCGGCGCAACCTGCAACCCCGTCATAGCCCTCACGGCGATCCGCAACGACCCCGCATACTGGACGCCTCGACTGCAGGCACTCGCAGTCGAGCACCCGACCTGGGGAGAGTCTGAGCTCGGCTGGGAAGCAGTCAAAGAACTCTCCGTCGAGGCCGCGAAGCTCCTCAAACCCGCGTTCGACGAAAGTGGCGGTCGCGACGGGCGCCTGTCTATCCAGACCGATCCTCGTCTGCACCGCGATGCCGAGGCACTTGTGGCGCAGGCCGTCCAGTTCTCGAAGCTGGCCGAGAACATCATCGTGAAGATCCCGGCTACCGACACCGGTATCCACGCCATGGAGGAGGCCGCATTCCAGGGGGTCAGCATCAACGCCACCCTCAGCTTCACCGTTCCCCAGGCTGTCGCGGTCGGCGCGGCACTCGAGCATGCGCTCGAGCGCCGGCGCGAGGCAGGGCGTCCCGACCAGGAGTTCGGCCACGTCGTCACGATCATGGGTGGACGGCTCGATGACTGGTTGAAGACCTGGACGGCGAAGAACCGCATCCTCACGGCTCCGGGAACACTCGATTGGGCCGGCGTCGCGGCTCTCAAGAAGGCATATGCCATCTTCCGCGAGCGGGGGTTCCGCAGCCGCATCCTGTCTGCTGCGTTCCGCAACCACCTGCAGTGGTCGGAACTGGTGGGCGGTGACCTCGTCGTTTCGCCGCCCTTCGACTGGCAGCACCGCATCGACGCGAATGGCATCCCCGCTCGGGATCGAATCGCAGAACCCGTCCCCACGGCGGTTCTCGACGAGCTTCATTCGTTGAGCGAGTTCCGCCGAGCCTATGACGTCGACGGGCTTCGCGCGGGAGAATTCGCCGACTTCGGCGCCGCACGCAACACACTCCGCCAGTTCCTCGACGCCGATGCGCAGCTTGACGCCTTGGTGCGGGACGTCATCGTGCCACCCGCCTGA
- a CDS encoding Calx-beta domain-containing protein yields the protein MYARSTTRVSLTRTLGLLLAVLLGITAQPFAARANPADLLYFGDGEPMITAGANGGIYASGAISNVPLCLFGGTNDWAFPAARIYVVAAGSAQDGARMTQADGTEPAVVIGTGSTGAFIDELLAVTGPQGALTEGVYDVVIDNCQDGFYNAGVDSVYGGVITVRYPAVLPPYATWIGEMKDRANQLGRMWLYSNYLARALQALSSYEAPIAWLDHLWQSRGSILDAINDVKFETKVIRFPSGGPWATFQSAINYAASQSDHYKAIAEDPPDHDFQHSTAIPKIETPVADAAYGPWAAVQGIASEAATEGGVAAAYLRSLERYQGATVAGDPEWALRHARELRDLSLTLAGAAERSAEAMDVARASLDQMPAYDQRSRRLMEWASGVGTSSWTPAELRTLANLGVTPEEQDAIRQRLAETGHMLATDSWDLARMDDHYREHAALQRGTAQELRTSAGQLDETIAGLEAQAAVPKTAPRAHAGGPYVVAAGEVVTLDGSASAPGEGGGIASYAWDTDADGEFDDASGRLAEMAIGPDNPGVVSLRVTDAEGREATSYAPLAVDRGAGPEVGLIDGQHVDAFVGDELTVAPEVEGNGAGLTVSWTLEGREIGGGLPLVYTPTEADLGVRGLDLRVTDALGRTTTVRWYLTVMRPDADDDGWSATADCDDDDALRHPGRTEVVGNRIDDDCNDGTLDAPHGAMPGLPVSWSTASSPDHAAVGRSISAALPADRPHAIDLLDHTTRRIIAGDRMGLALTEEGALWSWGRSDGDQLGNGASGERFQPGPVVGLSGTGQLGATGPRVTHADTNRIGVAVLDDGTVASWGPNAGGALGTGNEAASSRVPALVRAGADLLGGVTDAVSAGGFAAFVADGDLWVTAGACGTSGGEDPASRPRTAAKVEDLPAGVERIGAGEGHLLIALQDGSLFGCGDNRQGQLGEGEGSIGSPVRIELEIGSGEDLERAERPARLAAGDGFSLVLDAADRLWTLGAGDPQSRLVELPEGAVVAHLEAGGERAAAVRADGSMVEWAVASGSPTVTEMPAGTLVNSVSLGRDGELRFAVTTQGQATLAWGHPFETRHEGWPAHMSTPYVTDLPAYTDIVTNANNATAAISPDGRVWSWGRIEFRGDAPPAPWYTSTPGPVVGVDGQPGTQLRAKKFAQSGEDSMSFMGAVLDGGQVAVWGSSGHAGAGTIGGVRRYPTLVRTPDGTAPLSGVRQAGLGLNVNLVLMEDGSVMNWGAGQCSTSGYEPLPRRVEGFGTDNRKVAVTREASFVVKRDGSLYSCGRVGTGRPTGEDTYDIEQVPGMGPGSVVDIATSIAGTVVLKADGTLWAWGQDGTCQLGCTEGQSPQQSFRATPEQIRLPEGPPVVSIHTSGGIGFAIREDGSVLAWGRNSDDLGIPGAPGVVATPTPVPMPGDRPISKIVGGYAGLHYHHYLALAGDPVARLAEQRGPGIEVSVADAAVAEGETARLEVTLNHPAGIDYQLAFQTFDGSAIAGTDYESAASSVVIPAGQTGVVIEVPTIDNAMTQSGVERSFEVRLSDAPAWAGISDASASVSIADNDPVPAVGIAGPGSVVEGSAGGREASFTVTLDRPSAAAASVLWRTEDGTAHAGGAVSVAGDYIAGSGVAEFAPGETSKTFSVVVNGDAELEPDETFSIALSDPRGAESGGVTEITIADDEPLLVKTSDQTVIAPAPGEAEVTASFTISAPQLLPGETLSVPWSVSAPWQGSGSAPPGISGSGTVELTADARAAVVVVTVAAGDPQPRLFRLDVSGASSSSGRAVIAEHGSGTVNPADSPIPDPLALITGPSEVQEGSSATFSAADSTGSGQLAYAWDLDGDGETDDADTENAQVNFPVFGSRVILLRVTDDRGMQATTSRLVTVRNVPPAIAALEDVTLGSDGQLRVAGAFVDPGANEWTATVDYGDGEGAQALPLNGQAFALDHVYRTPGARTITVQVCDTGRACGSGSFTVTVDAPPPVLSGIDPIRGPEGGGTRVALTGAHLFTPPGTLGEAAEFPTVLFDGSAATDVTCSRTPSGPEEEPRDLCLATTPAHAPGAVEVTLTVAGGSSATLPDAFTYTGRTDPDPTDPGPGNPGPAVPAEPGSGNPPGTSAQQPRELSETGTGLPPWLPAIAMLLLFAGSVAFALRRRPVRREHQ from the coding sequence ATGTACGCACGATCGACCACCCGGGTCAGCCTCACCCGCACTCTCGGCCTCCTGCTCGCGGTGCTGCTCGGAATCACGGCGCAACCGTTCGCGGCCCGCGCGAACCCCGCAGACCTGCTGTACTTCGGGGACGGCGAGCCCATGATCACTGCGGGAGCGAACGGCGGAATCTACGCGAGCGGAGCGATCTCGAACGTGCCGCTGTGCCTGTTCGGAGGGACTAACGACTGGGCCTTTCCCGCCGCACGAATCTATGTGGTCGCCGCCGGCAGTGCGCAGGACGGGGCGCGCATGACGCAGGCTGACGGCACCGAACCAGCCGTCGTCATCGGTACGGGTTCCACCGGTGCATTCATCGACGAACTGCTGGCGGTCACAGGACCGCAGGGTGCGCTCACTGAGGGCGTCTACGACGTGGTGATCGACAACTGCCAGGACGGGTTCTACAACGCGGGGGTCGACAGCGTCTACGGCGGCGTGATCACGGTGAGGTACCCGGCCGTTCTGCCGCCGTACGCCACGTGGATCGGTGAGATGAAGGACCGCGCGAATCAGCTCGGCCGCATGTGGCTGTACAGCAACTATCTGGCGCGAGCGCTGCAGGCCCTCTCCTCCTATGAGGCGCCGATCGCCTGGCTGGATCACCTCTGGCAGTCCCGAGGATCGATCCTGGACGCGATCAATGACGTCAAGTTCGAGACGAAGGTGATCCGCTTCCCTTCCGGAGGACCGTGGGCCACGTTCCAGAGTGCGATCAACTACGCCGCCAGCCAGTCGGATCACTACAAAGCCATCGCCGAGGACCCGCCGGATCACGACTTTCAGCACTCCACCGCGATCCCCAAGATCGAGACGCCGGTCGCCGATGCGGCGTATGGCCCGTGGGCTGCGGTGCAGGGCATTGCGAGCGAGGCGGCGACCGAGGGTGGGGTGGCAGCCGCCTATCTGCGATCACTGGAGCGCTACCAGGGCGCGACGGTCGCAGGAGACCCGGAATGGGCGCTTCGGCACGCCCGGGAGCTGCGGGACCTGAGTCTCACGCTCGCCGGAGCCGCGGAGCGCAGCGCTGAGGCGATGGATGTCGCTCGCGCATCGCTCGACCAGATGCCCGCGTACGATCAGCGCAGCCGCCGACTGATGGAGTGGGCGAGCGGGGTGGGCACGAGCTCGTGGACTCCTGCCGAACTGCGCACGCTGGCAAACCTCGGAGTCACTCCCGAAGAACAGGACGCGATCCGGCAGCGCCTGGCCGAGACCGGGCACATGCTCGCCACCGATTCCTGGGATCTGGCACGGATGGACGACCACTACCGGGAGCATGCCGCGCTCCAGCGGGGGACTGCGCAGGAGCTGCGCACGAGCGCGGGGCAGCTGGACGAGACGATCGCAGGCCTGGAGGCACAGGCCGCTGTGCCGAAGACCGCACCGCGCGCCCACGCCGGCGGACCGTACGTCGTCGCGGCCGGTGAGGTGGTCACGCTGGACGGTTCGGCCTCGGCGCCGGGAGAGGGTGGAGGGATCGCCTCGTACGCGTGGGACACAGACGCCGATGGCGAGTTCGACGACGCGAGCGGCCGGCTCGCGGAGATGGCGATCGGGCCCGACAATCCCGGCGTCGTAAGTCTGCGGGTCACCGATGCGGAGGGGAGGGAGGCGACCTCATACGCGCCTCTCGCCGTCGACCGCGGAGCAGGTCCCGAGGTCGGGCTGATCGATGGGCAGCACGTCGACGCGTTCGTGGGCGACGAGTTGACCGTAGCCCCCGAAGTCGAAGGTAACGGTGCCGGGCTGACAGTCTCGTGGACGCTGGAGGGACGCGAGATCGGCGGTGGACTGCCGCTCGTATACACGCCGACGGAGGCTGATCTCGGCGTGCGCGGTCTGGACCTTCGCGTCACCGACGCCCTTGGGCGCACCACGACCGTGCGTTGGTATCTCACCGTGATGCGCCCCGACGCCGACGACGACGGCTGGAGCGCGACGGCCGATTGCGACGACGATGACGCGCTGCGCCACCCCGGCCGAACCGAGGTGGTCGGAAATCGCATCGACGACGACTGCAACGACGGCACTTTGGACGCTCCGCACGGGGCGATGCCCGGACTGCCCGTTTCGTGGAGCACCGCGAGCAGTCCTGACCATGCTGCGGTCGGTCGGTCGATCTCCGCGGCGCTTCCCGCCGACCGTCCGCACGCGATCGATCTCCTCGACCACACCACCCGGCGGATCATCGCCGGTGACCGCATGGGGCTTGCCCTCACCGAGGAGGGCGCGCTCTGGTCATGGGGCCGCTCGGACGGCGACCAGCTCGGCAACGGCGCGAGCGGTGAACGGTTCCAGCCGGGGCCGGTCGTGGGGCTCTCGGGCACGGGTCAGCTCGGGGCCACCGGGCCGCGGGTGACCCACGCCGACACGAACCGCATCGGCGTCGCCGTGCTCGATGACGGCACGGTCGCATCCTGGGGGCCCAACGCGGGCGGCGCGCTGGGCACAGGGAACGAGGCGGCGAGTAGCCGCGTGCCGGCGCTCGTGCGGGCTGGAGCAGACCTGCTCGGCGGGGTCACGGATGCCGTTTCCGCGGGTGGGTTCGCCGCCTTCGTGGCCGATGGCGACCTCTGGGTGACGGCGGGGGCCTGCGGCACGAGCGGCGGTGAAGACCCCGCATCTCGCCCGCGCACCGCGGCGAAGGTGGAAGATCTGCCGGCCGGCGTCGAGCGCATCGGGGCAGGCGAAGGTCACTTGCTCATCGCGCTTCAGGACGGCTCGCTGTTCGGCTGCGGCGACAACAGGCAGGGGCAACTCGGCGAGGGTGAAGGCAGCATCGGATCGCCCGTGCGGATCGAGCTCGAGATCGGAAGCGGTGAGGATCTGGAGCGCGCGGAGCGCCCCGCACGTCTGGCCGCCGGAGACGGCTTCTCGCTCGTGCTCGACGCCGCCGATCGGCTCTGGACGCTCGGCGCCGGCGACCCTCAGTCGCGACTTGTCGAGCTTCCGGAAGGCGCGGTGGTCGCGCACCTCGAGGCCGGTGGAGAGCGCGCCGCGGCGGTGCGCGCCGACGGCTCGATGGTGGAGTGGGCAGTTGCATCCGGTAGCCCGACGGTCACAGAAATGCCCGCCGGCACATTGGTGAACAGCGTCTCCCTCGGAAGGGACGGCGAACTGCGCTTCGCTGTCACGACCCAGGGCCAGGCAACTCTCGCCTGGGGGCACCCGTTCGAGACGCGGCACGAGGGCTGGCCCGCTCACATGAGCACTCCGTACGTCACGGATCTGCCGGCGTACACCGACATCGTGACCAATGCGAACAACGCGACTGCTGCGATCTCCCCCGACGGCCGGGTGTGGTCATGGGGCCGCATCGAGTTCCGAGGCGACGCTCCCCCCGCTCCGTGGTACACCTCGACGCCCGGCCCTGTGGTCGGGGTCGACGGTCAGCCGGGAACGCAGCTGCGGGCGAAGAAGTTCGCGCAGAGCGGTGAGGACAGCATGTCGTTCATGGGTGCTGTCCTGGACGGCGGCCAGGTCGCCGTGTGGGGCTCGAGCGGCCACGCGGGCGCCGGCACCATCGGAGGAGTGCGTCGCTACCCGACGCTCGTGCGCACGCCGGACGGCACCGCGCCACTCAGCGGCGTGCGGCAGGCCGGCCTCGGCCTCAACGTCAACCTCGTGCTGATGGAGGACGGCAGCGTGATGAACTGGGGCGCCGGACAGTGCTCCACGTCCGGCTACGAACCGCTGCCGAGGCGTGTGGAGGGCTTCGGCACCGACAACCGCAAAGTCGCGGTGACCCGTGAGGCATCCTTCGTCGTGAAGCGCGATGGCTCGCTCTACTCGTGCGGCCGGGTCGGAACCGGGCGACCGACCGGAGAGGACACCTACGACATCGAACAGGTGCCCGGTATGGGGCCTGGCAGCGTCGTCGACATCGCCACCTCGATCGCGGGCACCGTCGTCCTGAAAGCCGACGGCACCCTGTGGGCCTGGGGGCAGGATGGCACCTGCCAGCTCGGCTGCACCGAGGGGCAGTCCCCGCAGCAGTCGTTCCGCGCGACGCCCGAGCAGATCAGGCTGCCCGAAGGCCCGCCGGTGGTTTCCATACACACCAGCGGAGGGATCGGCTTCGCGATCCGTGAGGACGGGAGCGTGCTCGCATGGGGCCGCAACTCCGACGACCTGGGCATTCCCGGGGCTCCCGGGGTCGTGGCGACGCCCACGCCGGTGCCGATGCCCGGCGACCGTCCGATCTCGAAGATCGTCGGTGGGTATGCGGGCCTGCACTACCACCACTACCTTGCGCTGGCGGGTGACCCGGTGGCGCGACTCGCCGAGCAGCGCGGGCCGGGCATCGAGGTATCCGTCGCGGACGCGGCCGTGGCCGAAGGCGAGACAGCGCGGCTCGAGGTGACGCTGAATCATCCCGCCGGGATCGACTACCAGCTCGCCTTCCAGACCTTCGACGGCAGCGCCATCGCGGGCACCGACTACGAGAGCGCGGCGAGCAGCGTTGTCATCCCTGCGGGTCAGACGGGCGTCGTCATCGAGGTGCCCACGATCGACAACGCCATGACGCAGTCCGGCGTCGAGCGGTCCTTCGAGGTGCGTCTTTCGGATGCTCCCGCCTGGGCCGGCATCTCGGATGCGAGCGCGTCGGTGTCGATCGCCGACAACGACCCCGTACCCGCGGTGGGCATCGCGGGGCCCGGGAGCGTCGTGGAGGGTTCCGCCGGCGGGCGAGAGGCATCCTTCACGGTGACCTTGGACCGCCCGAGCGCCGCTGCGGCATCTGTCCTGTGGCGCACCGAGGACGGCACCGCGCACGCCGGCGGTGCCGTATCGGTCGCCGGCGACTACATCGCTGGCTCGGGTGTGGCGGAGTTCGCGCCGGGGGAGACGTCGAAGACCTTCTCCGTCGTCGTGAACGGCGACGCCGAACTGGAGCCGGACGAGACATTCTCCATCGCGCTGTCGGATCCACGCGGCGCGGAGTCCGGTGGGGTCACCGAGATCACCATCGCGGACGATGAACCGTTGCTCGTGAAGACCAGTGACCAGACGGTGATCGCTCCAGCGCCTGGTGAGGCGGAGGTCACGGCGTCGTTCACGATCTCGGCGCCGCAGCTCCTTCCCGGCGAGACGCTCAGCGTTCCATGGTCGGTGTCCGCCCCCTGGCAGGGTTCCGGCTCGGCGCCGCCGGGCATTTCAGGCAGCGGCACCGTTGAATTGACTGCCGATGCGCGCGCTGCCGTCGTCGTGGTGACCGTCGCCGCTGGTGACCCCCAGCCGCGCCTCTTCCGACTCGATGTGAGTGGGGCAAGCTCCTCCTCCGGGCGCGCAGTCATCGCGGAACACGGATCCGGCACCGTGAACCCCGCAGATTCACCGATTCCCGACCCGCTCGCACTCATCACCGGTCCGAGCGAGGTGCAAGAAGGCTCCTCGGCGACATTCAGCGCCGCCGACTCCACCGGATCGGGCCAGCTAGCCTACGCATGGGATCTCGACGGCGACGGCGAGACGGACGATGCCGACACGGAGAACGCGCAGGTCAACTTCCCGGTGTTCGGCTCCCGGGTCATCCTGCTTCGGGTCACCGACGATCGGGGTATGCAGGCCACAACGAGCCGCCTTGTGACGGTGCGGAACGTCCCGCCAGCGATCGCTGCGCTCGAGGACGTCACGCTCGGATCTGATGGCCAGTTGCGCGTGGCCGGCGCGTTCGTCGATCCCGGCGCGAACGAATGGACCGCCACGGTGGATTACGGCGACGGGGAAGGGGCCCAAGCGCTGCCGCTGAACGGGCAGGCGTTTGCGCTGGATCACGTCTATCGCACGCCAGGCGCCCGCACGATCACCGTACAGGTATGCGACACGGGCCGGGCCTGCGGTTCAGGATCGTTCACCGTGACGGTCGACGCGCCCCCGCCGGTGCTGTCGGGTATCGATCCGATTCGGGGGCCCGAGGGCGGCGGCACGCGGGTCGCTCTCACCGGCGCGCATCTCTTCACACCCCCGGGCACTCTTGGAGAGGCGGCAGAGTTCCCCACGGTTTTATTCGACGGGTCAGCGGCGACGGACGTCACTTGTTCGCGCACCCCGAGCGGTCCGGAGGAGGAGCCGCGCGACCTCTGTCTGGCGACCACTCCGGCGCACGCGCCGGGCGCCGTCGAGGTCACCCTCACGGTCGCAGGGGGGTCGAGTGCGACACTACCGGACGCGTTCACGTACACCGGTCGGACCGATCCCGATCCGACCGATCCCGGACCCGGCAATCCCGGGCCGGCGGTCCCAGCAGAACCGGGATCGGGCAACCCTCCCGGCACAAGCGCGCAGCAGCCGCGCGAGTTGTCCGAGACGGGGACCGGCCTCCCCCCGTGGCTGCCTGCGATTGCGATGCTTCTCCTGTTTGCCGGATCAGTGGCCTTCGCGCTCCGCAGGCGTCCTGTGCGCCGCGAGCATCAGTAG
- a CDS encoding sensor histidine kinase yields the protein MIVAPARAGVAANATRRRWIVAVSVVIVSWGLAAASVVLSWVFRLPAEPLPGIFLSQAPAQVQSRFDDIGVVVALIYAPVATVLILRRPQPVAVILAAHAVGSGLAAFGVQYGLLGEQVPGLPLWGLLAYTAGWGFVPGTFLTAIVPLLLLRRGPGSLGRVLIPMTCICAMLATFLSITHQTAPTPSNPLALPWPQYQSFVVAAYAVTTTTTLVISVAAAGILINRYAGSARGSRRPLGWLTLGHVFLTLSYVATVLPESMTIPETVWQFGMVAPVVGQIFYPAAVLVMGLDRRLRGVDVAVSRVLVTAIVAVLAVLAYHLATSLLALAGGDGGTFSVFLVAAVIAVGLHPVHTIVRRRIDLLVFGTTHDPSGLATVLGDSLGGFDSGPEGLRALAGALRRSLGFDGVEIDPGSPLVEPQRSGRMTGRATVIPLGVESAGVVRLAPPDGAAVRPEERAALEGIAGLITAVIQLAEAGVRAKRARVELVDAQHEQRRVLRRELHDGMGPALAGAGYSIAAASNLLAQGKAGEAGHMLRRVEEQLRERERALIGLAKGHVLDPVEAELADGLADLLARFDDAGPRLSLHAASGVSAVDARTRRALLLIASEALVNAVRHARATRIEVRLTRANGTAALEVHDDGVGMPLERTVGVGVTSMREWAASIDADLRVEAVPGRGTHVTVRFAPAPTITPSTRAR from the coding sequence GTGATCGTCGCGCCCGCCCGTGCCGGCGTCGCCGCGAACGCGACTCGCCGGCGCTGGATCGTCGCCGTCTCGGTGGTCATCGTGTCGTGGGGGCTGGCCGCAGCATCGGTCGTGCTGTCCTGGGTGTTCCGGCTGCCCGCCGAGCCGCTTCCCGGCATTTTCTTGTCACAGGCGCCCGCGCAGGTGCAATCCCGGTTTGACGACATCGGCGTCGTGGTCGCGCTGATCTACGCGCCCGTCGCCACAGTGCTGATCCTGCGCCGCCCGCAGCCGGTCGCCGTCATTCTCGCCGCCCATGCCGTCGGCTCGGGACTGGCGGCGTTCGGCGTGCAGTACGGGCTCCTCGGCGAGCAGGTTCCTGGGCTGCCATTGTGGGGTCTTCTCGCATACACGGCCGGATGGGGCTTCGTGCCCGGCACCTTCCTCACCGCGATCGTGCCGCTCCTGCTGCTGAGACGCGGACCAGGCTCTCTCGGGCGTGTGCTCATCCCGATGACATGCATCTGCGCGATGCTGGCGACCTTCCTCTCGATCACGCACCAGACCGCGCCGACTCCGTCCAATCCGCTCGCGCTGCCGTGGCCCCAGTACCAGTCCTTCGTCGTTGCGGCGTATGCCGTGACGACGACAACCACCCTCGTCATCTCCGTCGCCGCTGCCGGCATCCTGATCAATCGGTATGCGGGCAGCGCGCGCGGATCACGTCGACCGCTCGGATGGCTCACCCTCGGTCACGTGTTCCTCACGCTGTCATACGTGGCCACGGTGCTTCCGGAATCCATGACGATCCCCGAGACGGTCTGGCAGTTCGGGATGGTCGCCCCCGTCGTGGGACAGATCTTCTACCCGGCCGCCGTGCTCGTGATGGGCCTGGATAGACGGCTCCGGGGCGTCGACGTTGCCGTGAGCCGGGTGCTTGTCACCGCCATTGTGGCCGTGCTGGCCGTCCTGGCGTACCACCTCGCGACCTCGCTACTCGCGCTCGCAGGTGGCGACGGCGGAACGTTCTCGGTGTTCCTCGTCGCGGCCGTCATCGCGGTGGGCCTGCACCCCGTGCACACCATCGTGCGTCGAAGGATCGACCTGCTCGTCTTTGGCACGACGCACGACCCGTCGGGCTTGGCGACCGTGCTCGGCGACAGCCTCGGCGGGTTCGATTCCGGTCCGGAGGGGCTTCGAGCACTGGCGGGTGCGCTCCGCAGGTCGCTCGGATTCGACGGCGTCGAGATCGATCCCGGCTCTCCACTCGTCGAGCCCCAGAGGTCGGGGCGCATGACGGGCCGGGCGACCGTCATCCCTCTGGGCGTCGAAAGCGCCGGCGTGGTGCGGCTGGCACCGCCGGACGGCGCCGCCGTACGGCCGGAGGAACGGGCCGCGCTGGAGGGGATCGCAGGCCTGATCACCGCGGTCATCCAGCTGGCGGAGGCGGGCGTGCGAGCCAAGCGCGCGCGAGTCGAGCTCGTCGATGCGCAGCATGAGCAGCGCCGGGTGCTGCGTCGCGAACTGCATGACGGCATGGGACCAGCACTCGCCGGCGCCGGGTACAGCATCGCCGCGGCATCCAATCTCCTCGCCCAGGGGAAGGCTGGCGAGGCAGGACACATGCTGCGCCGCGTCGAGGAGCAGCTCCGCGAGCGAGAACGCGCGCTGATCGGCCTGGCCAAAGGACATGTCCTCGACCCGGTGGAGGCCGAGCTGGCCGATGGGCTGGCCGACCTCCTCGCGCGGTTCGACGATGCGGGCCCTCGGCTAAGCCTGCACGCCGCGTCGGGAGTGTCGGCGGTGGACGCCCGCACGCGCCGGGCGCTGCTGCTCATCGCCTCCGAGGCACTGGTCAACGCGGTGCGCCACGCACGTGCCACCCGGATCGAGGTCCGGCTCACGCGGGCGAACGGGACCGCGGCGCTCGAGGTGCACGACGACGGCGTCGGCATGCCACTCGAACGGACTGTCGGGGTCGGAGTCACCTCGATGCGCGAATGGGCCGCGAGCATCGATGCCGATCTGCGGGTCGAGGCGGTGCCGGGCCGCGGAACGCACGTGACGGTGCGCTTCGCGCCCGCGCCCACGATCACCCCGTCGACACGAGCGCGATGA
- a CDS encoding response regulator transcription factor — protein sequence MTDAEPGAIRVLIVDDHPVFAFGLASYLASIDGFDVVGRAGSEDDAVEATASLRPDVVLMDLDLGTGSGIEATRRIVRANPEVGVLIVTMLGDDDSVFASLRAGARGYILKGAAPTEVERAVRAVADGDVLLAADVARRAVALLSGARTAGPVVFPELTDREREVLDLVARGYDNSAIARRLVLSSKTIRNYLSGILSKLGVADRSALIVRARESGLGQDDTDGIPSGTAAAG from the coding sequence ATGACGGATGCCGAGCCCGGTGCGATCCGCGTGCTCATAGTCGATGACCACCCCGTGTTCGCGTTCGGCCTCGCCAGCTACCTCGCATCGATCGACGGATTCGACGTTGTCGGCAGAGCCGGATCGGAGGACGATGCCGTCGAGGCAACGGCATCCCTCCGACCGGATGTCGTGCTCATGGACCTCGACCTCGGCACGGGCTCGGGCATCGAGGCGACGCGCCGCATCGTCCGCGCCAACCCCGAGGTCGGGGTGCTCATCGTGACCATGCTCGGCGACGATGACTCCGTGTTCGCCTCCCTCCGCGCCGGTGCCCGCGGCTACATCCTCAAGGGCGCCGCGCCGACCGAGGTCGAACGGGCGGTGCGCGCCGTCGCCGACGGCGACGTGTTGCTAGCGGCTGACGTCGCACGCCGCGCGGTGGCCCTGCTCAGCGGCGCGCGCACGGCGGGCCCCGTCGTGTTCCCCGAACTGACCGACCGTGAGAGGGAGGTGCTCGATCTCGTCGCCCGCGGCTATGACAACTCCGCGATCGCACGCCGCCTCGTTCTGTCGTCCAAGACGATCCGCAACTACCTCTCCGGCATCCTGAGCAAACTCGGAGTGGCCGACCGCAGCGCCCTGATCGTCCGGGCGCGCGAAAGCGGCCTCGGGCAAGACGATACGGACGGGATTCCAAGCGGCACTGCGGCAGCAGGTTGA